One stretch of Halictus rubicundus isolate RS-2024b unplaced genomic scaffold, iyHalRubi1_principal scaffold0866, whole genome shotgun sequence DNA includes these proteins:
- the LOC143364703 gene encoding uncharacterized protein LOC143364703, protein MTTVATHALKATIASRVSNYQRSLTFLIVNDIAPFVPDQEIDRGTIKIPPNLHLADPEFHRPAPIDLLLGSGTALSILCVGQIVLSRPDESDLYLQKSQLGWVNGGSAPVTSPAHGTLCHATTALQFDLTRFWEVEEGPQRQHLSESDIICESHFQEHTVRNRDGRYVVALPFNEKLSRLGDSKVQAKKRLHSLERKLQREPALKQEYHAVIQEYLDLGHMSELPQEQQSPEGYYLPHHGVVKVTSDTTKLRVVFDGSATTNSGIALNDALHTGPKIQDDLLHILLRFRIHRYVLTGDIEKMYRQFLVRPEDRKFQRILWRDTTGSIKTYELNTVTFGLSAAPYLAIRCLTQLSRDEGHRFPQAGKILLRDFYVDDVLTGTSTIEEALSLREDLTQILKTARLTIRQWASNDLTLLTGLPEQAINKKLYLGESSTLKTLGIVWNSSNDSITYAVETCSPPSRSTKRSITSEIAKIYDPLGLLGPVIVTAKMLLQRIWTIKVDWDESLPMDIHTEWIRFYNRLPALNNITFPRRTIIESPRKVELHGFSDASEKAYGACLYLRTTDSRGHTETTLLFAKSKVAPLKTISIPRLELCGALLLTSLVETAKQALPVEIHKTIYWTDSTIVLHWVKTSPHTLKTFVANRVSEIQRRTANADWRHVPTADNPADLISRGQSPEDFLQPSIWQHGPTWLNEEESFWPTTELPQPETIPEQRVAICLKALICDTTILDNCSSWGKLQRIIARCLRWKGSNTTKGSLTSSELRYAHDIIIKLIQRQHFAEELRCLSRSEIGVKVKLQQLNPFIDKDGILRVGGRLKNSRIPFAQKHPIVLPKARITALIIEHEHRIQLHAGTQATLYAIRRRYWPIDGRSQVGKTIRNCVRCYRVQPPPTQYVMGDLPEARVTDSRPFANVGVDYCGPFFIKERRYRSRTHIKVYVAVFVCLSVKAIHLELVSDLTSEAFIAALRRFIARRGHCINIYSDNGTNFVGANNELRDLRELLQSDDHNEKVKTFLADRSITWNFIPPLTPHFGGIWEAAVKSFKRHFWRIAGAERFTFEVFNTLIIEIEAVLNSRPLTPISSDPNDTLVLTPGHFLIGDSLTSLRERDFRDVPSNRLSTWQHIQKLKQHFWNRWYKEYLNEMTSRSRWSSGTHPIKEGTIVLLREDNVPPMQWPLGRVIKVYPGSDGIVRAATVRTATTTLDRGVKRLVPLPNQPEEEPRDPTSTLAHRLQRDNTCNREILSGPTSIPTTCSIPDYQGLDQPASGRSQFVGQAIDDLGQRQVSDTSSPS, encoded by the coding sequence ATGACCACTGTAGCAACCCACGCACTGAAGGCTACTATAGCTTCGCGAGTAAGCAATTACCAACGTTCGCTTACGTTCCTCATTGTGAACGACATCGCGCCTTTCGTTCCAGATCAAGAGATTGATcgcggaacaataaaaattccgccGAATCTGCACCTTGCAGATCCGGAATTCCATCGACCGGCACCGATCGATTTGTTATTAGGATCCGGAACAGCCCTCTCAATCTTATGCGTCGGCCAAATTGTCTTGTCACGCCCAGATGAGTCCGATCTCTACCTTCAAAAATCGCAACTCGGTTGGGTCAACGGGGGGAGCGCGCCAGTCACTTCTCCTGCTCATGGCACACTTTGCCACGCGACCACCGCGTTACAATTCGACCTCACCCGTTTCTGGGAGGTTGAAGAAGGCCCACAAAGACAGCATCTGTCTGAATCTGATATAATTTGCGAAAGCCATTTCCAAGAACACACAGTTCGGAATCGTGACGGCAGATACGTCGTGGCTTTACCTTTCAACGAGAAATTGTCGCGTCTCGGAGACTCCAAGGTACAAGcgaaaaaaagactccattcaTTGGAGCGAAAACTCCAACGAGAACCCGCACTCAAGCAAGAGTATCACGCGGTGATCCAAGAATACCTTGACCTCGGACACATGAGCGAACTGCCACAGGAACAACAGTCACCTGAGGGGTATTACCTACCACATCACGGGGTCGTTAAGGTCACCAGTGACACAACCAAACTCCGCGTAGTCTTCGACGGTTCTGCCACGACTAATTCAGGCATAGCATTAAATGACGCTCTCCACACCGGTCCAAAAATTCAAGACGATCTACTCCACATTTTATTAAGATTCCGCATTCATCGATACGTACTGACGGGAGACATTGAAAAGATGTACCGACAGTTCCTTGTACGTCCGGAAGACAGGAAATTTCAGCGTATCCTCTGGCGCGATACTACGGGTTCTATTAAAACTTATGAGCTGAATACTGTGACATTTGGACTATCTGCTGCACCATATCTTGCAATTCGCTGTTTGACACAGCTCAGTCGAGACGAAGGCCACCGCTTTCCTCAAGCCGGCAAGATTTTATTGCGTGACTTTTACGTGGATGACGTTCTGACCGGTACATCGACCATAGAAGAGGCATTATCCTTACGCGAAGACCTCACACAAATACTCAAGACCGCAAGACTGACAATACGACAATGGGCATCTAATGACCTTACTCTTCTGACTGGCTTGCCCGAGCAGGccattaacaaaaaattatacctGGGAGAGTCATCCACTCTCAAAACCTTAGGGATTGTCTGGAATTCCTCAAACGACTCTATTACGTACGCAGTCGAAACTTGCTCTCCACCATCACGTTCGACCAAACGCAGTATCACCTCAGAAATAGCAAAGATATATGATCCACTAGGGCTGCTCGGGCCAGTAATTGTTACGGCAAAAATGCTACTACAAAGGATCTGGACCATAAAGGTTGACTGGGACGAGTCGCTGCCAATGGATATCCATACCGAATGGATACGTTTTTATAATAGATTGCCAGCGCTGAACAACATCACGTTCCCGCGACGCACAATCATTGAATCGCCAAGAAAAGTCGAACTACACGGTTTTAGTGACGCAAGCGAAAAGGCCTACGGAGCATGCCTCTACCTGCGTACAACCGACTCACGCGGTCACACCGAGACAACTCTTTTGTTCGCTAAATCCAAGGTCGCCCCATTGAAAACGATCTCAATACCACGACTCGAATTATGTGGAGCACTTCTGCTAACCTCTCTTGTCGAGACCGCAAAACAAGCGCTACCTGTGGAAATACATAAAACCATCTATTGGACCGACTCCACCATTGTTCTCCATTGGGTGAAGACATCTCCACACACTCTAAAAACCTTCGTGGCTAACAGAGTGTCGGAAATTCAAAGGCGCACAGCTAACGCAGATTGGCGACACGTACCCACTGCCGACAACCCGGCCGATCTTATCTCGCGAGGTCAATCACCAGAAGACTTCCTTCAACCTTCCATCTGGCAACACGGTCCGACTTGGCTCAACGAAGAAGAATCTTTCTGGCCCACTACCGAACTACCTCAACCAGAGACAATCCCAGAACAAAGGGTCGCGATTTGTCTCAAAGCATTAATTTGCGACACCACGATTCTGGACAACTGCTCCTCATGGGGAAAGCTTCAAAGAATCATCGCGCGCTGTCTCCGATGGAAAGGATCTAACACCACCAAAGGAAGTCTGACATCCTCCGAACTAAGATACGCCCACGACATAATCATCAAACTGATACAAAGACAACACTTTGCAGAAGAATTGCGCTGCCTCTCGAGAAGCGAAATAGGCGTTAAGGTTAAGCTGCAACAACTGAACCCATTCATCGACAAAGACGGAATTCTGCGAGTAGGAGGCCGTCTGAAGAATTCGCGAATTCCATTCGCGCAAAAACATCCCATCGTCCTCCCAAAGGCTCGAATCACGGCATTAATAATAGAACACGAGCATCGAATACAATTACACGCTGGTACACAGGCTACCCTATACGCGATTAGACGCCGTTATTGGCCCATCGACGGTCGGAGTCAGGTAGGGAAAACCATCAGAAACTGCGTCCGCTGCTACCGTGTCCAACCGCCGCCAACACAATACGTGATGGGCGACCTACCTGAGGCTCGAGTCACCGACTCACGCCCATTTGCAAACGTCGGCGTTGATTATTGCGGTCCCTTTTTCATAAAGGAGCGACGATACCGAAGTCGAACCCACATTAAAGTATATGTCGCAGTTTTCGTTTGCCTCTCAGTAAAAGCCATTCACCTAGAATTGGTTAGCGATCTTACCTCCGAAGCATTTATAGCAGCCCTACGTCGTTTCATTGCTAGACGAGGTCATTGTATTAACATTTACTCTGACAATGGCACCAATTTCGTCGGCGCCAACAACGAGCTTCGAGACCTCCGCGAACTTTTGCAGTCCGATGACCACAACGAGAAGGTCAAAACCTTTCTTGCTGACCGATCCATCACGTGGAATTTTATTCCTCCATTAACACCTCACTTCGGCGGCAtctgggaagcggccgtgaaatcaTTCAAGCGTCATTTCTGGCGTATCGCAGGTGCTGAACGATTTACATTTGAAGTGTTCAACACTTTaattattgagatagaagcCGTTCTAAATTCACGTCCTTTAACTCCCATTTCATCAGACCCAAATGACACCCTTGTCCTAACTCCTGGCCATTTCCTGATTGGCGACTCGTTAACGAGTCTGCGCGAGCGCGATTTCAGGGATGTGCCATCAAACAGACTTTCAACCTGGCAACATATCCAGAAACTAAAGCAGCATTTCTGGAACCGATGGTACAAGGAGTACCTAAACGAGATGACGAGTCGTTCGAGATGGTCCAGCGGTACACACCCCATCAAGGAGGGCACCATCGTGCTCTTGAGGGAGGACAACGTACCACCGATGCAGTGGCCACTCGGGAGAGTCATCAAGGTCTACCCCGGATCTGATGGCATAGTTCGAGCTGCAACAGTGAGAACAGCCACAACCACACTCGATCGGGGCGTAAAACGGCTTGTACCGTTACCGAACCAGCCAGAGGAGGAACCACGGGATCCAACATCGAC